Proteins encoded together in one Catellatospora citrea window:
- a CDS encoding efflux RND transporter periplasmic adaptor subunit, whose translation MRTPLRSTARPALALGTVLLLTSLTAASCEDTADVTVAEVGRSTVSEVVDAPASVTARAAATVTAPAEGTLARLAVTPGQQVAKGQLLAVIDSPATRTRLRQAKQALDASKRSGGGTVRVDLSAARRKLDASAREAFDHARAAADQVADPPTRDALLAHVTAAEAGYRQASAGVAAAAAAVQRGVASLGSAMQALGSAQRLQAQQAYDLAKASVDALTLRAPIAGVVQLGGTSSAAAGPDLSSLLGGMGTGAPAGVTGPVAAPAGVASAPAVGAPVSAGTAIVTVVDTSVLGIVADVDETDILLVRTGITAEVELDAAPGVRYPARVGAVDVLPTPNSRGAVAYRVHLTLETPSGAPTPRPGMSAVARLKVREAADTIAVPAAAVFTGDGRDSVWVRGADGKAQRRTVVVGASGMDTLQITDGLREGERIVVRGVDRVTEGATLP comes from the coding sequence GTGCGCACCCCCCTTCGCAGCACCGCACGACCCGCGCTCGCCCTCGGCACGGTGCTCCTGCTGACCTCGCTGACCGCGGCGTCCTGCGAGGACACCGCCGACGTGACCGTGGCCGAGGTCGGCCGGTCCACCGTCAGCGAGGTCGTCGACGCCCCCGCCTCGGTCACCGCCCGCGCCGCCGCGACCGTGACCGCGCCCGCCGAGGGCACCCTGGCCAGGCTCGCCGTCACGCCGGGCCAGCAGGTCGCCAAAGGTCAACTGCTGGCCGTGATCGACTCCCCCGCCACCCGCACCCGGCTTCGCCAGGCCAAGCAGGCCCTGGACGCGTCGAAGCGCTCCGGCGGCGGCACCGTGCGGGTCGACCTGTCGGCCGCGCGGCGCAAGCTGGACGCGTCGGCCCGCGAGGCGTTCGACCACGCCCGTGCCGCCGCCGACCAGGTCGCCGACCCGCCGACCAGGGACGCGCTGCTCGCCCACGTCACCGCCGCCGAGGCCGGCTACCGGCAGGCGTCGGCCGGGGTGGCCGCGGCCGCCGCCGCGGTGCAGCGCGGCGTGGCGTCACTCGGCTCGGCGATGCAGGCGCTGGGTTCGGCGCAACGACTGCAGGCCCAGCAGGCGTACGACCTGGCGAAGGCGAGCGTGGACGCGCTGACCCTGCGCGCCCCCATCGCCGGGGTGGTGCAGCTGGGCGGCACCTCGTCCGCCGCGGCCGGCCCGGATCTGAGCAGCCTGCTCGGCGGAATGGGCACCGGCGCGCCCGCCGGGGTGACGGGTCCGGTCGCGGCACCCGCCGGGGTGGCCTCGGCCCCGGCCGTGGGCGCACCGGTCAGCGCCGGCACCGCGATCGTCACCGTCGTCGACACGAGCGTGCTCGGCATCGTCGCCGACGTCGACGAGACCGACATCCTGCTGGTGCGCACCGGAATCACCGCCGAGGTGGAGCTCGACGCCGCGCCCGGCGTGCGGTATCCGGCCCGGGTCGGCGCGGTCGACGTGCTGCCGACCCCGAACAGCCGCGGCGCGGTGGCCTACCGGGTGCACCTGACGCTGGAGACGCCGTCGGGCGCGCCGACGCCGCGGCCCGGCATGAGCGCGGTGGCCAGGCTGAAGGTGCGCGAGGCCGCCGACACGATCGCGGTGCCCGCCGCGGCCGTGTTCACCGGCGACGGCCGCGACAGCGTCTGGGTGCGCGGCGCCGACGGCAAGGCGCAGCGGCGCACCGTCGTGGTCGGCGCGTCCGGGATGGACACCCTGCAGATCACCGACGGGCTGCGCGAGGGCGAGCGGATCGTGGTGCGCGGCGTGGACCGCGTCACCGAGGGGGCGACCCTGCCGTGA
- a CDS encoding AI-2E family transporter has protein sequence MATEETTQDEAAQTAPAQRRPEVDPSTPDAQAARRNRHVFVVGFLGGLGLMCAIVLTWAVRETLSVLLLMLAALFLAIGLHPAVAWLQRRGLPRGLAVTIVALAVVLVACGGLGALAPPLITQTGELIENLPAYLDELNRNPQVADFNQRFDVIDRLKDAATNENITKALGGALGGVQAVFGVIFNVLTVFILTIYFLAAWTRLKEGFYKLFPASRRDTAREIGDEIFEKIGAYLLGSLGIAFVAGVSTFVFLLIVGVSYAFALAMVVAVCDLIPQIGATLGAVVVVIAGFAHSPTAGIACVVFFILYQQLENWVIAPRVLRRSVDVSDLAVILSALIGAVLLGALGALIAIPVVAGVQLTMRKIAMPHLDRI, from the coding sequence ATGGCGACAGAGGAAACGACGCAGGACGAGGCCGCGCAGACGGCCCCGGCGCAGCGGCGCCCGGAGGTGGACCCGAGCACGCCGGACGCGCAGGCGGCCCGCCGCAACCGGCACGTGTTCGTCGTCGGTTTCCTCGGCGGGCTCGGCCTGATGTGCGCGATCGTGCTCACCTGGGCGGTGCGCGAGACGCTGTCGGTGCTGCTGCTGATGCTCGCCGCGCTGTTCCTGGCGATCGGCCTGCACCCGGCCGTGGCCTGGCTGCAGCGGCGCGGGCTGCCGCGCGGCCTCGCGGTCACCATCGTCGCGCTGGCCGTGGTGCTGGTCGCCTGCGGCGGCCTGGGCGCGCTGGCGCCACCGCTGATCACGCAGACCGGTGAACTGATCGAGAACCTGCCCGCCTACCTGGACGAGCTCAACCGCAACCCGCAGGTGGCCGACTTCAACCAGCGGTTCGACGTGATCGACCGGCTGAAGGACGCCGCCACCAACGAGAACATCACCAAGGCCCTCGGCGGGGCGCTGGGCGGCGTGCAGGCCGTGTTCGGCGTCATCTTCAACGTGCTCACCGTGTTCATCCTCACCATCTACTTCCTGGCCGCGTGGACCCGGCTCAAGGAGGGCTTCTACAAGCTGTTCCCGGCCTCGCGCCGGGACACCGCCCGCGAGATCGGCGACGAGATCTTCGAGAAGATCGGCGCCTACCTGCTCGGCTCGCTGGGCATCGCGTTCGTCGCCGGGGTGAGCACCTTCGTGTTCCTGCTGATCGTCGGGGTGTCGTACGCGTTCGCGCTGGCCATGGTGGTCGCGGTGTGCGACCTGATCCCGCAGATCGGCGCGACGCTGGGCGCGGTCGTGGTGGTCATCGCCGGGTTCGCGCACTCGCCGACGGCCGGCATCGCCTGCGTCGTCTTCTTCATCCTGTACCAGCAGCTGGAGAACTGGGTCATCGCGCCGCGGGTGCTGCGGCGCTCGGTCGACGTGTCCGACCTGGCCGTGATCCTGTCCGCGCTGATCGGCGCGGTCCTGCTGGGCGCGCTCGGCGCGCTGATCGCGATCC